The genomic stretch GCTGACCACGGAGGAGCCCTGGGTAGCAGGGAGTGCCCAGAGGCTGGCCAGCCACCCTCCAACCCCTGAGCCACTTGGACATGAGCGCAGGGAGCCCTGCATTCCCAGGAGCCCAGGCCTGGAGGGCACGGCCCTCGGCTAGTCGTCCTGGGCCTCGTGGAGATGCCGGCACACCCCACCACCAGTCAAGCCCCCCCCAGGTGGGATGCACCGCCCTCGCCCTGCCCAGCACCTCCGCAGGCCTGGGAGTGCAGCAGTGCGTGTCACGGGCCCCCGAGCCCCATCCAGAGCCAACCAGCTGGGGCCAGAAGAGCAGGCCTCACCGGGTGTACTGCTGGGGGGCCTCCCTTTAGAGGGGCAGCTGCCTTGGGGTCCATGCCCAACCTGTGTCACCCACCAAGAGATGTCTTTTTCTGAAATGCTTGGAGTTAGGATCTCTGTCTTCAAGACCCAGGCTGAGCGTTCAGCGTCAGCTGCTGCCCCACGCCAGACAGCGCACATGGCGAGTGCCGGGCCATCCCGTCTGGGCAGTGGCGGCAGGTCACCACCCCTGGAGGACCCAGCGCCACCCCCTGAAAACTGCTTTACGGTCAATGGAGCCGGGAATGCACACCCACACCTGGGGCTGCAGTCCCAAGGCAGAGGGGACCCCGGGAGGCGTATGTTTAGCAAAGCACGTGACAAGGGACAGAGTCCAGGCCCCTCTGGGAACCCCACACAAGGCGAGTGGGCAGCCAGGCTGGTCTCCCCTTCCCTTGGGGACCTGGAGCCCTGGGGCAGGGGACAGAGcggcagggccaggctggggcctGACAGCAGTCACCGGAGCCACCGGGCGCCCTCTAGGGACCGGCTCAGCGCCCAGCACAGCACTCAGCAGCCCTGGCGACACCGGCCAGCTCCACACACAGGGGTCAGCGCAGCGTGCAGGGCCACCGGCCGCCGCTCCCCGGCCACGCTCCCACTCCGCTCTCCCCAGATCCACATCAGCCCCCGTCCCCAGCCCTCACGCCAGCAGCTGGGAGTCCTCCCTGGGACGGGCTGAGGTCTCAGCCTCTTGCTCGGGACCAAGGAGGGACTCGCCTCGGTCGAATAGAAGGACCTCCTCCTGACGAGTGCGGGACACTGAGGGCTGGAGGGCGGAGGGCCCCGGCTGCGGTCGCCGGGGGAGAGGTGgttcacacagatacacagagccAGAGAAACACGTAGAGCCTTTACTGTCTCCCGGGTAGAGAACGGGTTGGGCCTCCATCGCCCCCGGCCCACACCCTGGCGAGGTCTCCATTTCCTGGTGGCACGTACAGGCAGCCGGCGGGCCAGCTTGCTGCCCTGGAGCCCTGAGCCCGCTCCAGCCCTGAAGCCGCCCCGGGGGCAGCGGTGGCCAGCCTTCCAGCACAGCCAGGTCAGGGAGGCGGCTGGGCAGTTTCCTGGTTCACACCTCCGCACCTGGGGCCTCGGGGCTGCCACCCTTGCTCCGGAAGTGGTCCCTGCTCCGCTTCTTGCTGCCATGGAAACCCACTGTCTCCACCAGCGGGGGGCTGCACCCAGAGCCGGCCTGGGCCATGCCCAGAGGTGCACCCACCTCCTGCAGGCCCCCTCGGGGTCCGCTCCACTCCTCGGCTTCGGGGCTCCCGGGCCTGGCCAGGTGAGCCAGCTCCACGGGGCCCTCGCCCCCCGCCGCTCCTGGAACCCCAGGGTCACCCCTGCCCGGCTCCCCCGCCTTCCTGGGTACCCTCCTCCTGTCGGGCCGAGCCTCGCTGGCTCGGGTGGGTTTGGTGAAGACAAGCCGGCCCTCCCCGCAGCTGGAGGGGTCCTGGTTGAAGGAAAGCATGTAGTTGCCGGGGGCGGCCAGGTTCTGCGGGCCCAGGAAGGCCAGGGCGGCAGCCCGGTTGCTCTGCTCGCTGGCCTCGGCCACATCTTCCAGGCTGTACCTGGTCCAGCGCTCAGGGTGGGTCACGTAGTCAGGGACAGGGGGCACCCTTGGGGCAGCAGGGCTCCCAGCAGCCCTACCTGGGCCCCCCGCTGCAGGCTGGCTGGAGGGTGTCAGCAGCTGCTGGAAGCTGCCCCCGTCACCCGGGCTGGCTGGAGCCACAGCAGGCACAGCCCGCCTGGCGGCCCCCTCCAGCCCATCAAAGATGCTGTGGCTGCGCTGGGAGAAGGTGGAGCTTGTGCCTCTCAGGTGGAAGGGCTGCACTGCCTCTGGGGGGAGGCCTCTGGGGGGCGAGGGGGGCTCATCGGGGCACGAATCCCCGGACGCCTCCCCAGGCAGCGCCCCCGGGGACAGGGCAGCCGCCCCAGCGCCATCAGGCAAACTAAGGTCGGAGTCCGAGTCGCTGAGGGAGCCAGTGTCCGGAGGCAGGGCGTCGGCCTCCGAGTCAAGGAAGTGTCGGCTGTCCCCTGCCTCTGCCATGTGTCCCCAGACCACGCCACACCTGCACCAAAACAGCCCCGGGAGTCCCCAGGACACAAGCTCACACCCACCACCCCAGGCAGGATCAGCAGGAAGAGCAGTGTCCCAGGAGGAAGGGCcagctcccacccccacccccgccgcacCGACCAAAAGCCCTCCTCTTACCTCCCCGTCTGATGGGCGCCTGCTGGATGCTGGAGGGCAGGTGGGTTGAATGCTGACGAAGGTTCTTGGTGGCAAAGGCCCCCTGGCACGGCTCTGCTCAGCAGCTCAGTGACTGGCTAAGGGCAGGGAGGGACAGCCAGCCATCAGACCAGATGGCGGACAAATGGAAGTGGTGCCAACATCCCCGGAGTGGGCCTGGGTTTACAAAGCCCCCAAAACAGCCAGGCCCAGGAGCTGGTCCTTTTGACTTGTCACCTCCCTCAGTCCTCGCCAGGCAGGGTTGACTAGAGCCACTAGGGGACCCACACGGGGTGGTCTGGTAGAGAGCGGCCAGCCGGGGTGTCAACCCAGGGTCACCAGCAATCCTTGCGCTCCCTCTATCGGCCACGTGTGGTAGTGGCAGGCAGTacgcttagtagctcagttgcgtccgactctttgtggccttttggattgtagcctgccaggctcctctgtctggagaaggcaagggcaccccactccagtactcttgcctggaaaatctcatggacggaggatcctggtgggctgccgtctatggggtcacagagtcggacacgactgaagcgacttagcagcagcaggctcctctgtcaacaggattttccaggcaagaatactggagtggggtgccatttccttctccaataaataaggaatgaatgaatgacatgtaTAACATGTAATTTTGTGCTAAAGCAGGTATCATCCTCCTCAGACTGGCTAGCAGCTGCAGGTgtgaaacattaaaacaaaatggaaactgAGGGTATTCTGGCCATTAACTGAGTAATTTTTCACTTCggataaagactgtcactgtttcgtTTTGACACAGTGCCGGTGTTTCCACACACTAGCATATTCAATTACTTTCTAATGGATTACAAGGAGTTGTGAAGGGTGATCACTCTTTTCAAAAAGTGAAATTACAGAATCGACATTGTATCAGTCACTAGTCTAATCGTGGTAACTGACATCCTGTGGTGGTTCCACGTGATAGCTTATTACATGTTTTCAGGTCAGTGAGTGCTCAGAGGGACGGAAAACAGCTGACAGTCCTGGCGGTAACTGCAAACTGGCTCACTGAACAGCTCGAACTGACTCAGTCAGACTTCACAAACATCTGTTGTGTGGATGAGGAGTACATTTATTCACTGTGCTAACAACTGCAATAAAGAATTGTAGAGCTTGCTGCGGGATGCTGCCTGGGAGAAGGGCAGGCAAGAAGTACTCCACAAAGCTGGAGGCACCTGCCGGCTCTGTGGGGAGGAGGTGTGCTCCTGAGTGCAGAGATGCCCTGGCAGCTCCAGAAGGGACTGCAGCCAGGTCCTTGACATCTGAGGGTCAGGCTCTCAGGAAGCTGGCTCAGCCTTGCTTGGCAGAGGCCGGCCCCACAGCTCCTGAGGCAACCTCCAGCGACATCTGTGATCCTCCACACACCCTTCACTTTCCCAGCAGAGCACAGAAGTCCTGCCAACACCTGGTTAGCATTCCAGTGTCATCAGGCACCCTGAAACTTGTTTCCAGGCTCAGAGGACAGGCCTCAGCCTCCACCAACTTCCTcttcccaccaggcctcccttgcTTGCCCAGGGTGACTCTGTTGCTCCTGCACCCACCAAAGACCAGGCCAGTTGGACCAGGAGTGGCTCTGAGTGCCCTGCTCCAGGTCAAACACAGGCGAGATCTCCATTCCTCTGGGCCTTGCATGACTCCCAAAATGAAGGAACAACTCCAGGAAAGGGGACACGAAGTAAACGCCAACGGTGTCTGTTTTAGGGCTGGCAGGACAGGAGTGGGGAGATAACTGGCCCGTCATTCAGTACACTGGAGGCAAAGCTGGAGCTTCAACCAGCCTCCGGCCTCCTAAATTTGCACTCCCGTCCCCTGGACGCCCGTGATCAGTGGGACACTCCGAGGGGAGCCGGGAACCGCGCCCCAAGATCGAGCATGCCAGGTCTGCGTCTCTGGAGTTCTCTGAGAACTTCCTGAGCTCCCTGGAGGGCAGAGCTGAGTCCACGCTGACGGAGGCGCGGTTTTCTCAGGGCCGGGGTCGGGGCTGGCCAGGTCCCAGGGAGCGCTGGCTTCCTTGAGGGTTGTCTCTCTCCCCCAGGAGGCAGAGCCTTGATTTTCTCCACTCCACGCGCCCAGAATCTCGGCGCGTGCCCGGCAGGCGCTCGTTGTCAGCTGCCCGAGTCCTACGACCAAGTCGGGCGGGGGCGGGCCAAGGGTCCGGGGCTCACGAGGGTCTCCCTGGTTGGGGCAGCAGACTACGGACAGTGGCCCGCTGAAGCCGGACGGGTCAGCAGCGCGGCCCTCCCCACCAAAAACCTACCGGCTCACTTCGGCCTGGCTGCCTCCATCTTGAGCCGCGCTCAGCCCCGTGGGAAACCGAGTCCCCCGCTGGCCGATGGCCGCGTCTCCCGCGCCTGAAGAACTACATCTCCCACAAGGCACCTGGCTTCCACTCCTGCGGCCTCTCGGGAGTGATGACTTTGCGCATGCGCTGCCTTCCCTACAGGAAACCGTGGCGCTCCTTCGCGAAGAGACCGGAATTGACTCAGGAAGGAGTCTGGGTGAGGAGGCAGGGCTGCGACTCCCAGAATGCTCCAGGGCTAACGGCCCGAGCCTCGTTCCTGGTACTGTAGCCCACTTTGCCGGAAGCTGCGAGAACCGGAAGTGCGTCAACGTATCCGGCGCGGTTCCCAGGCACTTCCGGTGCTGTTCCGGAGCAGCCGTTCCTGCTCTTTCGGGTCCCTGGAACCGGGCCGCGGGGCGTGTCCCGCGGTGTACATTTGTCCCGCCCACTGGACGACTCGGGCAGGCCGCCGCGTGGCAAGCCGCCTGAGGGAGGCGCCCTGGCCTCGCCTGCCGCTCGTCTGACTGGTCGATTCTGCTCCGAAAGTGAAAGTCTCCCAGTcgcgtccgaccctttgcgaccccatgaatcgcagcgcgccaggcctccctgtccatcaccatcccccggagctcactcagactcacgtccatcgagtccgtgatgccgtccagccatctcatcctcggtcgtccccttctcctcctgcgcccaatccctcccagcatcagagtcttttccaatgagtcaactctttgcatgaggtggccaaagtactggagtttcagctttagcatcccagggttgatcttcagaatggactggttggatatccttgcaggccaagggactctcaagagtcttctcccacgccatagttcaaaagcatcaattcttcggtgctcagccttcttcacagtccaactctcacatccatacatgaccgcaggaaaaaccatagccttgactagacggaccttagtcggcaaggtaatatctctgcttttgaatatgctatctaggttggtcataacttttcttccaaggagtaagcgtcttttaatttcatggctgcagtcaccatctgcagtgactttggagcccaaaaaaatagtctgacactgtggactatacagtccatggaattctccagaccataatactgggatgggtagcccttcccatctccagggtatcttcccaacccaggaattgaacctaggacTCCTGCGgagtcttcaccagctgagccaccgcgGAAGCACCCGCTGAAGCTCAGCGCAGATCCTTGACTCCCCTGGTGGACAGCCAGAGCGAGCCCCCTCGGCCAGGGCCGCACCCAGGAATCCAGGGTTCAGGCCATGCTGCGGCCCAGCCCAGGATCCCAGAGAGGAAACAGGGCCCATTTTAATGTGTCCCAACCTTCGGGCTTAAGACCTCCccggtggctaagacagtaaagcatctgcctacaaagcgagagacttgggtttgatccctgggaagatcctctggagaaggaaatggcaccccactccagtacccttgcctggaaaatcccatggatggaagagcctggtaggctgcaacccgtggggtcgcaaagagtcggacacgattgcgCGACTTCACCTTAACCTTGGGACACATCTTATGGCagctgatcccatcacttcatggcaaaaagatggggaaacagtgacagactttatttttttgggctccaaaatcactgcagatggtgactgcaaccatgaaattaagacacttgcttcttggaagaaaagttacgaccaacctagacagtttattaaaaagctgagacattactttgccaacaaaggtccatctagtcaaagctgtggtttttccagtagtcatgtatggatgtgagagttggaccataaagttgagcactgaagaattgatgcttttgaactgtggtgttggagaagattcttgagagtcccttggactacaaggagatccaaccagtccatcctaaaggaaatcagtcctgactgttctttggaaggactgatactgaagttgaaacttcaatactttggccacctaatgtgaaaaactgactcactggaaaagaccctcatgttgggaaagactgagggtgggaggagaaggggaccacagaggatgagatggttggatggcagactcaatagacgtgagtttgagtaaactcaacagacatgagtttgatggatagggaggcctggtgtgctgcagtccatgagcagTCCatgagtcacgaagagtcggacgtgactgagtgactgaactgaaccagggacATGTCATCCCTAAAGGTGCCCACACTCAGGGCCTCACCAGGAATGAGGGGGTGCAGCCACCCCAAGCACTAATTCACATCGCAGCTTGAAAAGCGTGTCACGGCACAGGGAGAAAGAAGAAGGAGCAGGTTCCTTGGGCCATCTGTCTCCCAACCCACCAGCCCCGATTTGGATTTTGGAGGAGCAGGCCTACAGAAGCCCTGTGACCCCAGTGCAGGACTGGGTCCTAGTTTCCAATATCAGCCCCCAAGAAGGCCACTGGGAACCCTTGACATACGAATCCCAGCCAGGACATTGGAGCCTCAAGAGGTCAGTTTAGTGTACTGATGGGTCAGCGCCTGCCTACAGCTCATGGGGACATTACCCAGCATTCCCGGTGGGGGCAGCAGCCTCTGGCTGGGCCTCAGTCCCCCGTGCTGGGCCAGGCGGGCTCCCCCAGGGAGTGGCTGAGGGCTTCACCTCCAGCCCCTGGAAGATGGGGCCACCCAGCCCCTTGACAGGAGATTACAACCAGCTAGACAGGAAGAGAAAAGACCCTTGGGAGGGAGTGCTGTGTCCATCTTCTACGGAGCTGACCatcaggaggaagaggagcctTGCGGGGCCCGTTTTTTGGGTCGTCCTGCCCACTCCTCGTAGGCCCCCCTGGGCAGTAGTGCCAAGAAACAGGGATGGGAGTGAGGGCCAGGTGAAGGCTGCTGCTGGTGACACCAGGCCCAAGAAAGGGGCCCCACTGGCACCCACCAACAGGGTTGGTGGCACACTCTGGGACCAGCAAGGTCCAGCGAGCTGACCACcacccatgccaggctcctcagcccctcAGGCTGCCCTCCGGGTCTCAGAGGCCACAGGTACACGGAGGGAGCCAGACCGTGTTAGCATGCctggtttttccttctttattgaaTGACTTTTCAAGATGTAATTACAATTGAAGGTGACGCGTTAGAAAGGAGAGGTGCGCGTTGAAGGCATAAGGCTGCTCGTAGACCCGGCTCCAGAGACAGGTGGCCGGAAAGGAACAAGGATTAAAAAAGGCTGAGCGTGTGTGCCGCTCACGGGGACGGCCCTTGGTGGCCCCCAGGAGAGGCCTGGCTGAGCAAGCAGAGCCCCCAAGCAGCAGAGGGGGCCCCTGCCCTGCAGTCCCCACAGCCCACTCACGCCCCCTACAGATGATGTCAGCCCCAAAAGGACAATTAACAGGGAGCTTCAGGACAAGAACAAAAACCTCAAAAGTAAAAAAGCTGATAAGTGTAGCAGTGATACCAGGAGGTTATATACACAGGTAGCGACGGCCCCTTCTCGGAAGTGTCCGGGTCACTCCGGGGGGCGCTGCCGGGGTCCCCGAGGCCCTCCCTGAGGCCTCAGCGGCCGCAGCCTCAGTACACCGAGCTGTTCCGAATGCCGCAGCAGAGCACCATGCTCAGG from Budorcas taxicolor isolate Tak-1 chromosome 25, Takin1.1, whole genome shotgun sequence encodes the following:
- the TSSC4 gene encoding protein TSSC4, giving the protein MAEAGDSRHFLDSEADALPPDTGSLSDSDSDLSLPDGAGAAALSPGALPGEASGDSCPDEPPSPPRGLPPEAVQPFHLRGTSSTFSQRSHSIFDGLEGAARRAVPAVAPASPGDGGSFQQLLTPSSQPAAGGPGRAAGSPAAPRVPPVPDYVTHPERWTRYSLEDVAEASEQSNRAAALAFLGPQNLAAPGNYMLSFNQDPSSCGEGRLVFTKPTRASEARPDRRRVPRKAGEPGRGDPGVPGAAGGEGPVELAHLARPGSPEAEEWSGPRGGLQEVGAPLGMAQAGSGCSPPLVETVGFHGSKKRSRDHFRSKGGSPEAPGAEV